The genomic DNA GGTACTGGTGAGCGGACGTTATGAAGGCATCGATGAACGTGTGATAGAAGTGCAGGCAGATGAACTCTTTTCCATAGGAGACTTTATCCTGACAGGCGGAGAACTAGCAAGTATGGTGGTTTGTGATGCGGTGAGTCGTAATGTTGAAGGTGTATTAGGTAACAGTGACTCTTTAAGTGTAGAGAGTTTTGAAGCATCACTTTTGGAAGCGCCTTCTTTTACGAAACCCAAGAATTATGAAAACAATGAAGTAGTTTCAGAATTCCTAAAGGGTAATCATAGTAAAATCACGGACTTAAAAAGAGGGCTTGCTTTGTGTAAAACAAAGTATTTTAGGCCAGACTTATACAAAAAAGGTATAACACATGAGAAATAAATACATTGAAAGCTTCGAGCAAGCACAAGTTGAAAACAAAAATATTCCAGAATTCAGAGCAGGTGATACAGTAAGAGTAGCTGTAAGAATTAAGGAAGGTGAAAAGACAAGAGTACAGAACTACGAAGGTCTTTGTATCGCGATCAGAGGTCAAGGAACTGGTAGAACGTTCAACGTAAGAAAAATGGGTGCGAACTCTGTGGGTGTTGAGAGAATCTTCCCAATTTACTCAGACTCTATCGAGAGTATCGAAGTACTTAGAAGAGGTAGAGTTAGAAGAGCTAAGTTGTTCTATCTTAGAGAGCTTAAAGGTAAAGCAGCAAGAATTAAAGAGCTTAGAAGAAAGTAATCTTTCTTTCTGCTTCATTGCATCTTTGCAGGGGCTGACTCAGTCACTTACTGACGTAAGCTCCTTCATCACAACCTACAAATCTACAATCAATTAAAAATAAATCCAAACTTTCTTATACAAATACAAAAATCATCTTTAATCGCTATAATATTTTAAAATTTATTGAGGGATATCCCATAATGTTATCAGCCATACAACACAAACTTATTTTACTTTTACAGCTCTTACTTGTCGTTACATATATTATCTTTGAAGAGTTGATCTGGGAGGGGATTGCAAAGCCTATCTATGAAGCGATCCACGCGCTTAAAATACTTCAGCGGATAGAAGTGAAATTGGAACACTTAAACCCTTCCATGATCCTTGTTATTTTTATACTCTTATTTGCCATAGTGGAAGCATTTGGTATTTATGCAGGAATGTTATTTGTGAGTGGACAGATGCTTTTGGGATTGGTGCTATATATCTCCAAGATCCCTATTGCAGCATTTACCTTTTGGCTCTTTAGGATCACAGAAGATAAGCTTATGCAGTTTGGATGGTTTAAATGGGTGTATGAGTGGATCATGAAAGTGATCGACTGGATAAAGTCTAGTGAAATGCATCAGAAAACCATGGCATATTTGCTACAGATCAAGATGCGTATAAAAGCATTCAAAGAAAAATATTTTTCAGGTAAAAGCCTTTTTATAGAGAAGATAAAACAGCTTTACAAAACACTTAAAGCGTTATTGAGAAAATAGTTCGAAGATGCAAAAACGGCTTCTTTTATGGGTGATCCCCTTAACTATTGTCACTGTCATTGTATTATTAGGCATGGAGGAGAGTCGTACCTTTCTTATAGCGTTATTTTTGAGGATCGTATTATTTGTAAAGAAAAATTTTATTGCGTTGTTGGCTGCATTTTTTCTTGTAAAGGGAAAATTCATTCTGAAACTTTTTCTTAAGAAACTTGCCATACTCTCAGCTACTGGATTAGGTAAACGCTATGTGGTGGAAAAAGTGATCATGGGTAATGTCAAAACACATTTTTGGGATCATATTTCTGATGATATCAATAGGTTTGTGAGACATGCAAAAAAGAATTTTCAGAACTTTCCTTTAGTGAAAAAAATGATAACTATTTTTGCTTTTCTTGGATCTTTGGGTTTCATAGCCAAGTCCATGGGTGTAATGCTGGCACTAAAAGTCTTTTTAGCCAAAGTATGGAGCTTTTTACTGGCATTATCTTTAAAAGTTGGTACAGCCATTACCTATTTTTTTACAGATTACTTATGGGGAAGCTGGCTTGCTCCCATTGTTGAAGTCATACTATTCTCGTGGCTGCTCGCTTGGATGGAAAAGGTACCATTTTTAGCCAAGGGGGTACGCAGAGTCTATACATTTTTTATATTTTTATTTGGTTGGCTGGAGCATACTATAGAAAAGGTATTTCATATACCTGTCAAAGGTTTTTTAAAATGGTTGGTGAAAAAGATACAAGAGTATATAGATCATTTTATAAGTGTAGAACAGATATCAGTCTGGTGCAAGATAAAACAAAATAGGACACTTCATCCAAATTTGCATACCAAACTTTTGGATACACGCCAAAAAAGAGTGCAAAAGAAGAAGAAAAGTTATCTTTCTGCTCGTGAGATCATTCTGCAAGGACGAAAAAAGAAAAAGAGGTAACTAT from Sulfurovum xiamenensis includes the following:
- the trmD gene encoding tRNA (guanosine(37)-N1)-methyltransferase TrmD yields the protein MHFSFVTLFPELIKGYFSESILKRAIEDEKISIDFYNPRDFTTDKHKRVDAPMIGGGAGMLMTPQPLMDTLNKIKEVSPKAHVVFVSPVAKPFTQNDARRLAKKEHVVLVSGRYEGIDERVIEVQADELFSIGDFILTGGELASMVVCDAVSRNVEGVLGNSDSLSVESFEASLLEAPSFTKPKNYENNEVVSEFLKGNHSKITDLKRGLALCKTKYFRPDLYKKGITHEK
- the rplS gene encoding 50S ribosomal protein L19, yielding MRNKYIESFEQAQVENKNIPEFRAGDTVRVAVRIKEGEKTRVQNYEGLCIAIRGQGTGRTFNVRKMGANSVGVERIFPIYSDSIESIEVLRRGRVRRAKLFYLRELKGKAARIKELRRK